One region of Pseudomonas sp. ABC1 genomic DNA includes:
- the queE gene encoding 7-carboxy-7-deazaguanine synthase encodes MTYSVKEIFYTLQGEGAQAGRPAVFCRFTGCNLWSGREQDRATSVCRFCDTDFIGTDGPGGGKFRQAGALADAIDAQWPEQDARHKYVVLTGGEPLLQVDKALTDALHARGFTIAVETNGTIAPPEGIDWVCVSPKSSAELVITRGNELKLVYPQQDALPSRFEQLDFEVFYLQPMDEEKRPQNTLDAIDYCKAHPQWRLGLQQHKILMIP; translated from the coding sequence ATGACCTACAGCGTCAAGGAAATCTTCTACACCCTGCAAGGCGAAGGCGCCCAGGCAGGACGTCCGGCGGTGTTCTGCCGCTTCACTGGTTGCAACCTGTGGTCGGGGCGGGAACAGGACCGTGCCACCTCCGTCTGTCGCTTCTGTGACACCGACTTCATCGGCACCGACGGGCCAGGCGGCGGCAAGTTCAGGCAAGCCGGAGCGCTCGCCGACGCCATCGACGCGCAATGGCCCGAACAGGATGCCCGCCATAAATACGTCGTGCTCACCGGCGGGGAGCCGCTACTGCAAGTGGACAAGGCCCTCACCGACGCGCTGCATGCCCGAGGCTTCACCATCGCGGTCGAAACCAACGGCACGATCGCCCCGCCCGAAGGCATCGACTGGGTCTGCGTCAGCCCGAAATCCAGCGCCGAGCTGGTCATCACCCGGGGCAATGAGCTGAAACTGGTCTATCCGCAGCAAGACGCCCTGCCAAGCCGGTTCGAGCAGTTGGATTTCGAGGTGTTCTACCTGCAACCGATGGACGAGGAAAAACGGCCGCAGAACACCCTGGACGCGATCGACTACTGCAAGGCCCACCCGCAATGGCGGCTTGGCCTGCAACAGCACAAGATCCTGATGATTCCCTGA
- the queD gene encoding 6-carboxytetrahydropterin synthase QueD: MEIYKEFTFESAHKLPNVPDGHKCGRLHGHSFRVAIYVKGPLDPVSGWVMDFSDIKAIFRPIYEQLDHHYLNDIPGLENPTSEVLAQWLWARLKPLLPGLSRIRVHETCTSGCEYTGD, encoded by the coding sequence ATGGAAATCTATAAAGAATTCACCTTCGAATCGGCACACAAGTTGCCGAACGTACCCGATGGCCACAAATGTGGGCGTCTGCATGGCCACTCGTTTCGGGTCGCCATCTATGTGAAGGGGCCGCTGGACCCGGTGTCGGGCTGGGTCATGGACTTTTCCGATATCAAGGCCATCTTCCGGCCGATCTACGAGCAGCTCGATCACCATTACCTGAACGATATCCCCGGGTTGGAGAACCCCACCAGCGAGGTGCTGGCCCAGTGGCTCTGGGCACGCTTGAAGCCGCTGCTGCCGGGGCTCTCGCGCATCCGCGTGCATGAAACCTGCACCAGTGGTTGCGAATACACCGGGGATTGA
- the queC gene encoding 7-cyano-7-deazaguanine synthase QueC → MHTRALVLFSGGQDSTTCLAWALDRYQHVETIGFDYGQRHSVELACRQRILQRLREDYPAWRERLGEDHFLDLKLLGQISETAMTHEKAIEFEQNGLPNTFVPGRNLLFFTFAAALAYRRGLSVLVGGMCETDYSGYPDCRDNTLKALQVSLSLGMDSALVIETPLMWLDKNQTWALASQLGGSGFVELIQEDTHTCYLGERGQRHAWGYGCGECPACQLRKTGYQQYAEGPSSHARDVSA, encoded by the coding sequence ATGCACACACGCGCCCTGGTCCTCTTTTCCGGTGGGCAGGACTCCACCACCTGCCTGGCCTGGGCCCTGGACCGTTATCAGCACGTCGAGACCATCGGCTTCGACTACGGCCAGCGCCATAGCGTAGAGCTCGCCTGCCGGCAACGCATTCTCCAGCGCCTGCGCGAGGACTACCCGGCGTGGCGGGAGCGACTGGGAGAAGACCATTTCCTCGACCTGAAACTGCTGGGCCAGATCAGCGAAACGGCCATGACCCATGAAAAGGCCATCGAGTTCGAACAGAACGGCCTGCCCAACACCTTCGTACCGGGCCGCAACCTGCTGTTCTTCACCTTCGCCGCCGCACTGGCCTACAGACGTGGCCTCAGCGTGCTGGTGGGCGGCATGTGCGAGACGGATTACTCGGGCTACCCGGACTGCCGGGACAATACCCTGAAAGCCCTGCAAGTCTCCCTCAGCCTGGGCATGGACAGCGCCCTGGTGATCGAGACGCCGCTGATGTGGCTCGACAAGAACCAGACCTGGGCGCTGGCCAGCCAATTGGGCGGCAGCGGCTTCGTCGAGCTCATTCAGGAAGACACCCATACCTGCTACCTGGGCGAGCGCGGTCAGCGCCATGCCTGGGGCTATGGCTGTGGCGAATGCCCCGCCTGCCAATTGCGCAAGACCGGCTACCAGCAGTATGCGGAAGGCCCGTCATCCCATGCGCGGGATGTGTCGGCATGA
- a CDS encoding DUF6586 family protein — MANERYTRTNQKLHFTSLALERWQQARTQGDSTLQAAERETCLLHLYGALLGLCHEVGGFYRLAGAEGGAVEVILKRPLLQASPSPELAELLELSEHSDTWLARLLRSHAALFLPLRPAPKVRQDVTQPLIEAVTLEPASDELSLEDVQGWRGQLRELVLRFRESMNEC; from the coding sequence ATGGCCAACGAACGCTACACGCGCACCAACCAGAAACTTCACTTCACCAGTTTGGCGCTGGAGCGCTGGCAGCAGGCCCGTACGCAAGGCGACAGTACGCTGCAGGCCGCCGAGCGCGAGACGTGTCTGTTGCACCTGTATGGCGCGTTGCTGGGGTTGTGCCATGAGGTGGGCGGCTTCTATCGCCTGGCAGGTGCCGAAGGGGGGGCCGTCGAGGTGATTCTCAAGCGGCCACTGCTGCAGGCATCGCCGAGCCCTGAACTGGCGGAATTGCTCGAGTTGTCCGAGCATTCGGACACCTGGCTGGCACGCCTGCTGCGTAGCCATGCGGCGCTGTTCCTGCCCCTGAGGCCTGCTCCGAAGGTCCGCCAGGACGTGACGCAACCGCTGATCGAAGCCGTGACGCTGGAGCCGGCAAGCGACGAGCTGAGCCTCGAAGATGTCCAGGGCTGGCGCGGGCAACTCAGGGAGCTGGTGCTGCGTTTTCGCGAATCGATGAACGAGTGCTGA
- a CDS encoding NADP(H)-dependent aldo-keto reductase, with amino-acid sequence MQYRPLGRTDLKVSAITLGTMTWGEQNTEAEAFEQIRLAKDAGVNTLDTAEMYPVPPGGETYGSTERIIGNYFRRFGDRSDWILASKVAGPGRMEHIRDGNPRLDRANITAALDASLQRLNTDYLDLYQLHWPDRKTNFFGELGFKYDPDDRFVAIEDTLEVLDDLVKAGKIRHIGLSNETPWGVQRFLQLAESRGWPRVVSIQNPYNLLNRSFEVGLAEIALREQVGLLAYSPLAFGVLSGKYLDGARPANGRLTLFERFQRYSNPQVERIVPRYVELARQHAIDPAQLALAFVTSRPFVTSNIIGATSLEQLSSNLASIDVTLDEALLAELEALHQSQPNPAP; translated from the coding sequence ATGCAATACCGCCCGCTTGGACGTACCGACCTCAAGGTCAGCGCCATCACCCTCGGCACCATGACCTGGGGCGAGCAGAACACCGAGGCCGAAGCGTTCGAACAGATCCGCCTGGCCAAGGATGCCGGGGTCAATACCCTGGATACTGCGGAGATGTATCCGGTCCCGCCCGGTGGCGAAACCTATGGCAGCACCGAACGCATCATCGGCAATTACTTCCGCCGCTTCGGCGACCGCAGCGACTGGATATTGGCCAGCAAGGTCGCCGGCCCAGGGCGCATGGAGCATATCCGCGACGGCAACCCGCGCCTGGACCGCGCCAATATCACCGCCGCCCTGGACGCCAGCCTGCAACGCCTCAACACCGACTACCTGGACCTCTACCAACTGCACTGGCCGGATCGCAAGACCAACTTCTTCGGAGAACTGGGCTTCAAGTACGACCCGGACGACCGCTTCGTCGCCATCGAAGACACCCTGGAAGTGCTTGACGACCTGGTCAAGGCGGGCAAGATTCGCCACATCGGCCTGTCCAATGAAACCCCATGGGGCGTGCAACGCTTCCTGCAACTGGCAGAAAGCCGCGGCTGGCCACGCGTGGTGTCCATCCAGAACCCGTACAACCTGCTCAATCGCAGCTTCGAGGTCGGCCTGGCGGAAATCGCCCTGCGTGAACAGGTCGGGCTGCTGGCCTACTCCCCCCTGGCGTTCGGCGTTCTCTCCGGCAAGTACCTGGACGGCGCCCGCCCGGCCAATGGCCGCCTGACCCTGTTCGAACGCTTCCAGCGCTACAGCAACCCGCAGGTCGAACGCATCGTGCCGCGCTACGTCGAACTGGCCCGACAGCACGCGATCGACCCTGCGCAACTGGCCCTGGCCTTCGTCACCAGCCGCCCCTTCGTCACCAGCAACATCATCGGTGCCACCAGCCTGGAACAACTCTCCAGCAACCTGGCGAGCATCGACGTCACGCTGGACGAGGCGCTGCTCGCCGAGCTGGAAGCGCTGCACCAATCACAACCCAACCCGGCACCGTGA
- a CDS encoding MFS transporter: MVAVGAIQIQAVVVAWQVYEMTRDPMSLAYVGLAQFVPMLLLLMPAGDLIDRYARKPILALSWGVEAICAALLAWLSFSGTQNPLGIYAVLALFGCARAFTGPALQSLLPQIVPREQLAAAIAANSMIMRGASILGPLFGGGLYAWGGGVLTYGLCMSGFLLGLLLLIWVPVRFAEKMEKPDGAAWERFTAGIHFIRNRPIILGTISLDLFAVLLGGVVALLPIYAQDVLQVGPEGLGALRSAIAIGEIGMGLYLSLHPFNHKVGLTMFGAVAIFGLANLVFALSTLFWLSFAALLIAGAADMVSVYIRSSLIQFSTPDNMRGRVNAVNMLFIGSSNELGEFRAGSSAAWLGVVPAAVLGSLCSIGIVATWMLWFKPLRQIDRFEQASPKD, translated from the coding sequence ATGGTCGCCGTCGGTGCGATCCAGATCCAGGCGGTGGTGGTCGCCTGGCAAGTCTACGAAATGACCCGCGACCCCATGTCCCTGGCCTATGTCGGGCTGGCGCAGTTCGTGCCCATGCTGCTGTTGCTGATGCCAGCGGGCGACCTGATCGACCGCTATGCGCGCAAGCCGATCCTGGCGCTCAGTTGGGGCGTCGAGGCGATCTGTGCGGCACTGCTGGCCTGGTTGTCCTTCAGCGGCACACAGAACCCGCTGGGGATCTACGCGGTGCTGGCGCTGTTCGGCTGCGCCCGCGCCTTCACCGGGCCGGCGCTGCAAAGCCTGCTGCCGCAGATCGTGCCCCGCGAGCAACTGGCCGCTGCCATCGCCGCCAACAGCATGATCATGCGCGGTGCCAGCATCCTCGGCCCGCTGTTCGGGGGAGGCCTGTATGCCTGGGGTGGCGGTGTGCTCACCTACGGCCTGTGCATGAGCGGCTTCCTGCTCGGGCTGCTGTTGCTGATCTGGGTACCCGTGCGCTTCGCCGAGAAGATGGAAAAACCGGACGGCGCCGCCTGGGAGCGCTTCACGGCCGGCATTCACTTCATCCGCAATCGCCCGATCATCCTCGGCACCATCTCCCTCGACCTGTTCGCCGTACTGCTGGGCGGCGTCGTCGCCCTGCTGCCGATTTATGCCCAGGACGTGCTCCAGGTCGGCCCGGAAGGCCTGGGCGCCCTGCGCAGCGCCATCGCCATCGGCGAGATCGGCATGGGTCTGTACCTGAGCTTGCATCCGTTCAACCACAAGGTCGGCCTCACCATGTTCGGCGCCGTCGCCATCTTCGGCCTGGCCAACCTGGTGTTCGCCCTGTCCACGCTGTTCTGGCTGTCCTTCGCTGCCCTGCTGATCGCGGGCGCCGCCGACATGGTCAGCGTCTATATCCGCTCCTCACTGATCCAGTTCTCGACACCGGACAACATGCGTGGCCGCGTCAACGCGGTGAACATGCTGTTCATCGGTTCCTCCAACGAACTGGGCGAATTCCGCGCCGGCAGCAGCGCCGCCTGGCTCGGCGTGGTGCCCGCCGCCGTACTGGGCAGCCTGTGCTCGATCGGTATCGTCGCGACCTGGATGCTCTGGTTCAAACCCCTGCGCCAGATCGACCGCTTCGAACAGGCCAGCCCCAAGGACTGA
- the topA gene encoding type I DNA topoisomerase, whose translation MGKSLVIVESPAKAKTINKYLGNQYVVKSSIGHIRDLPTSGSGTKEPVKRGKAASAESPALSPKEKAKRQLFTRMGIDPEHGWKARYEILPGKEKVIDELRRLAKDADTIYLATDLDREGEAIAWHLRESIGGDDSRYRRVVFNEITKKAIQEAFAHPGELDINRVNAQQARRFLDRVVGYMVSPLLWAKIARGLSAGRVQSVAVKLVVEREKEIRAFIPEEYWEVHADLGTAKGAKVRFEVAREHGEAFKPLNEAQAQAALAKLKASSYSVARREDKPTSSKPSAPFTTSTLQQAASTRLGFGVKKTMMMAQRLYEAGYITYMRTDSTNLSDDAVAMVRGFIEGEYGDKYLPGKPNVYSSKEGAQEAHEAIRPSDVNLRPTQLSGMERDAERLYELIWRQFVACQMPPAQYLSTTVSVVAGDFELRAKGRILKFDGFTRVQPPQGKAGEDDVLPEMTEGELLKLLKLDPSQHFTKPPARFSEASLVKELEKRGIGRPSTYVAIISTIQDRGYVTVQNRRFYAEKMGDIVAERLSESFADLMDYGFTAGMEEQLDDVAQGEREWKHLLDAFYKDFKQKLEIAESSDGGMRSNQPTLTDIPCKACGRPMMIRTASTGVFLGCSGYSLPPKERCKSTVNLIPGDEIAADDEGESESRVLLGKRRCPICSTAMDAYLLDERHKLHICGNNPDCTGYEVEEGQYRIKGYEGPSLECDKCGSEMQLKSGRFGKFFGCTNAQCKNTRKLLKNGEAAPPKMDAVKMPELRCEKVDDTYVLRDGASGLFLAASQFPKNRETRAPLVIELLPHRDEIDPKYHFLLDAPQRDPEGRPAVIRFSRKTKEQYVQTEVEGKPTGWKAFHDGSKWKVEDKR comes from the coding sequence ATGGGTAAATCGCTGGTCATCGTGGAATCACCGGCCAAGGCCAAGACCATCAACAAGTATTTGGGCAACCAGTACGTGGTGAAGTCGAGTATCGGCCATATCCGCGACCTTCCCACCAGTGGTTCGGGCACCAAGGAGCCGGTCAAGCGTGGCAAGGCGGCGAGCGCCGAGAGTCCGGCACTGTCGCCCAAGGAGAAGGCCAAGCGTCAGTTGTTCACGCGCATGGGCATCGACCCGGAGCATGGCTGGAAGGCGCGCTACGAGATCCTGCCGGGCAAGGAAAAGGTCATCGACGAGTTGCGACGACTGGCCAAGGATGCCGACACCATCTATCTCGCGACCGACTTGGATAGAGAGGGGGAAGCCATCGCCTGGCACCTGCGTGAGTCCATTGGCGGCGATGACAGCCGCTACAGGCGCGTGGTGTTCAACGAGATCACCAAGAAGGCGATCCAGGAAGCCTTCGCCCATCCTGGCGAGCTGGACATCAACCGGGTCAACGCGCAGCAGGCGCGGCGCTTCCTCGACCGCGTGGTGGGCTACATGGTGTCGCCGCTGCTGTGGGCGAAGATTGCCCGTGGGCTGTCCGCTGGCCGCGTGCAATCGGTGGCGGTGAAGCTGGTGGTCGAGCGCGAGAAGGAAATCCGCGCCTTCATTCCCGAAGAGTACTGGGAAGTGCATGCCGACCTGGGCACCGCCAAAGGCGCCAAGGTCCGTTTCGAAGTGGCGCGCGAGCACGGCGAGGCATTCAAGCCGCTCAACGAAGCCCAGGCCCAGGCCGCGCTGGCCAAGCTCAAGGCATCGAGCTACAGCGTCGCACGCCGCGAGGACAAGCCGACCAGCAGCAAGCCCTCGGCGCCATTCACCACCTCCACCCTGCAACAGGCCGCCAGTACGCGCCTGGGCTTCGGTGTGAAGAAGACCATGATGATGGCCCAACGTCTCTATGAGGCGGGCTACATCACCTATATGCGTACCGACTCGACCAATCTGTCGGACGATGCCGTGGCCATGGTGCGCGGCTTTATCGAGGGCGAGTACGGCGACAAGTACCTGCCGGGCAAGCCGAACGTCTACAGCAGCAAGGAAGGCGCCCAGGAGGCGCACGAGGCGATTCGTCCGTCCGACGTCAACCTGCGGCCTACGCAACTGTCGGGCATGGAACGCGACGCCGAGCGCCTGTACGAGCTGATCTGGCGGCAATTCGTGGCGTGCCAGATGCCGCCGGCGCAGTACCTGTCGACCACCGTCAGCGTCGTTGCCGGCGATTTCGAGCTGCGCGCCAAGGGCCGTATTCTCAAGTTCGACGGTTTCACCCGGGTGCAGCCGCCGCAGGGCAAGGCCGGCGAGGACGATGTGCTGCCGGAAATGACCGAGGGCGAGCTGCTCAAGCTGCTCAAGCTCGACCCCAGCCAGCACTTCACCAAGCCGCCGGCACGTTTCTCCGAAGCGAGCCTGGTCAAGGAACTGGAGAAACGCGGTATCGGCCGCCCGTCGACCTACGTGGCGATCATCTCGACCATTCAGGATCGTGGCTACGTCACCGTGCAGAACCGGCGCTTCTATGCCGAGAAGATGGGCGACATCGTTGCCGAGCGTCTCAGCGAAAGTTTCGCCGATCTGATGGACTACGGTTTCACCGCCGGCATGGAAGAGCAACTCGACGATGTCGCCCAGGGCGAGCGTGAGTGGAAGCACCTGCTGGACGCGTTCTACAAGGACTTCAAGCAGAAGCTGGAGATCGCCGAGTCCAGCGATGGCGGCATGCGCTCCAACCAGCCGACCCTGACCGACATCCCGTGCAAGGCCTGTGGCCGGCCGATGATGATCCGTACCGCCTCGACCGGCGTGTTCCTCGGCTGCTCGGGCTACAGCCTGCCGCCCAAGGAGCGCTGCAAATCCACCGTCAACCTGATCCCGGGCGATGAGATCGCCGCCGATGACGAAGGTGAGTCGGAGTCCCGTGTGCTGCTGGGCAAGCGCCGCTGCCCGATCTGCAGCACGGCGATGGATGCCTACCTGCTCGATGAGCGGCACAAGCTGCACATCTGCGGCAACAACCCGGATTGCACCGGCTACGAGGTCGAGGAAGGCCAGTACCGGATCAAGGGCTACGAAGGTCCGAGCCTGGAGTGCGACAAGTGCGGCAGCGAGATGCAGCTCAAGTCCGGGCGCTTCGGCAAGTTCTTCGGCTGCACCAACGCTCAGTGCAAGAACACCCGCAAGCTGCTGAAGAACGGTGAAGCCGCGCCGCCGAAGATGGACGCGGTGAAAATGCCGGAGCTGCGCTGCGAGAAGGTCGATGACACCTATGTGCTGCGCGACGGCGCATCGGGGCTGTTCCTGGCTGCCAGCCAGTTCCCGAAGAACCGCGAGACCCGTGCACCACTGGTGATCGAGCTGTTGCCGCACCGCGACGAGATCGATCCGAAGTACCACTTCCTGCTGGATGCCCCGCAGCGTGACCCGGAAGGCCGCCCAGCGGTGATCCGTTTCAGCCGCAAGACCAAGGAGCAGTACGTGCAGACCGAGGTCGAGGGCAAGCCGACCGGCTGGAAGGCTTTCCACGACGGCTCCAAGTGGAAGGTTGAGGACAAGCGCTGA
- a CDS encoding DUF1653 domain-containing protein, translating into MCIEPGLYRHYKGPHYRVFAVAKHSETEEDVVFYQALYGDFGFWVRPLSMFLEQVEVEGERLPRFALIEAESGRLQADPTPRA; encoded by the coding sequence ATGTGTATCGAGCCGGGCCTCTATCGTCATTACAAGGGGCCGCATTACCGTGTATTCGCCGTGGCGAAGCATTCCGAGACGGAGGAGGACGTGGTCTTCTACCAGGCGCTCTACGGCGATTTCGGTTTCTGGGTGCGTCCGCTTTCGATGTTTCTGGAGCAGGTGGAGGTCGAGGGCGAACGCTTGCCACGCTTCGCCCTGATCGAGGCTGAAAGTGGCCGATTGCAGGCCGACCCAACCCCGCGTGCTTGA
- the fadA gene encoding acetyl-CoA C-acyltransferase FadA has product MSLNPRDVVIVDFGRTPMGRSKGGMHRNTRAESLSANLIEGVLARNPKVDPAEVEDVIWGCVNQTLEQGWNIARMASLLTRIPHTSAAQTVSRLCGSSMSALHTAAQAIQTGNGDVFIVGGVEHMGHVSMMHGVDPNPQLSLYAAKASGMMGLTAEMLGKMHGITREAQDQFAYRSHQLAWKATQEGKFKDEIIPLEGHDEAGFLRRFEHDETIRPDTTLEGLAALKPVFNPKDGTVTAGTSSQITDGASCMIVMSAQRAKDLGLEPLAVVRSMAVAGVDPAIMGYGPVPSTQKALKRAGLSIDDIDFVELNEAFAAQALPVLKDLKLLDKMEQKVNLHGGAIALGHPFGCSGARISGTLLNVMKQNGGTLGVATMCIGLGQGISTVFERV; this is encoded by the coding sequence ATGAGTCTGAATCCAAGAGATGTCGTCATCGTCGACTTCGGCCGTACCCCGATGGGCCGCTCGAAGGGCGGCATGCACCGCAACACCCGCGCCGAGAGCCTGTCGGCGAACCTGATCGAAGGCGTGCTGGCGCGCAACCCCAAGGTCGATCCGGCCGAGGTCGAGGACGTGATCTGGGGCTGTGTCAACCAGACCCTGGAGCAGGGCTGGAACATCGCCCGCATGGCCTCGTTGCTGACGCGCATCCCGCACACCAGCGCCGCGCAGACCGTCAGCCGCCTGTGCGGCTCCTCCATGAGCGCGCTGCACACCGCGGCCCAGGCGATCCAGACCGGCAACGGCGATGTGTTCATCGTGGGCGGCGTCGAGCACATGGGCCACGTCAGCATGATGCACGGCGTCGATCCCAACCCGCAGCTGTCGCTGTATGCGGCCAAGGCCTCGGGCATGATGGGGCTGACTGCCGAGATGCTCGGCAAGATGCACGGTATCACCCGCGAAGCGCAGGACCAGTTCGCCTACCGCTCGCACCAGTTGGCCTGGAAGGCGACCCAGGAAGGCAAGTTCAAGGACGAGATCATCCCGCTGGAAGGGCATGACGAGGCCGGCTTCCTGCGACGCTTCGAACATGACGAAACGATCCGCCCGGACACCACCCTGGAAGGCCTGGCGGCCCTCAAGCCGGTGTTCAATCCCAAGGATGGCACCGTGACGGCGGGTACGTCCTCGCAGATCACCGATGGCGCCTCCTGCATGATCGTGATGAGTGCGCAACGGGCCAAGGACCTGGGGCTGGAGCCGCTGGCGGTGGTGCGTTCGATGGCGGTGGCCGGGGTCGATCCGGCGATCATGGGCTATGGCCCGGTGCCGTCGACGCAGAAGGCGCTGAAGCGGGCCGGCCTGAGCATCGACGATATCGACTTCGTCGAGTTGAACGAAGCCTTCGCCGCCCAGGCACTGCCGGTGCTGAAGGACCTGAAGCTGCTGGACAAGATGGAGCAGAAGGTCAACCTGCACGGCGGCGCCATCGCCCTGGGACATCCGTTCGGCTGCTCGGGTGCGCGCATCTCGGGTACGCTGCTCAACGTGATGAAGCAGAATGGCGGTACCCTTGGGGTGGCCACCATGTGCATCGGCCTCGGGCAGGGCATCAGCACGGTATTCGAACGGGTCTGA